In the Aliarcobacter cryaerophilus genome, one interval contains:
- a CDS encoding flagellar basal body P-ring protein FlgI: protein MKIFIIISLLICSLFSQTIKDISNVIGIRDNQLIGYGLIVGLPGTGDKSKFTMQSLQNLLTNSYIKIPAGSINSKNIAAVMVTADLPAFSRQGDKIKVTVSTIGDAKSIDFGELLMTQLKGVDGNVYAVAQGTVVANTNNKTTGFIYEGATVENEIDYELQGEKSIQLSLYKNSAKNADLVEKKINEVFGQKLATALDTRTIEVQKPNNMSIVSFISKVENIELDSTFRKKLIIDVNRESIIAGGDIVISPIVIARNNFTIRIDKSGLGEVDWNNPSINKGVDIGDNVKIADKPVIDINNAMINTKKEPTVSDLVRSMKVMKVPMNEIIDTLRMIKEMGAIDVDIELRG from the coding sequence TTGAAAATTTTTATTATCATCTCTTTACTTATTTGCTCTTTGTTTTCTCAAACTATAAAAGATATTTCAAATGTTATTGGAATAAGAGACAATCAACTTATTGGTTATGGTCTTATTGTTGGATTACCAGGAACTGGTGATAAATCTAAGTTTACTATGCAAAGTTTGCAAAACTTACTTACAAACTCATATATAAAAATTCCAGCTGGTTCTATTAATTCAAAAAATATTGCTGCTGTTATGGTAACTGCTGATTTACCAGCATTTTCAAGACAAGGTGATAAAATTAAAGTTACAGTTTCTACTATTGGTGATGCAAAATCAATAGACTTTGGTGAACTTTTAATGACTCAATTAAAAGGTGTTGATGGAAATGTTTATGCTGTTGCTCAAGGAACTGTTGTAGCAAATACAAATAATAAAACAACAGGTTTTATATATGAAGGTGCTACAGTTGAAAATGAGATAGATTATGAACTTCAAGGTGAAAAATCTATTCAGTTAAGTCTATATAAAAATTCTGCAAAAAATGCTGATTTAGTAGAGAAAAAAATAAATGAGGTATTTGGACAAAAACTTGCAACTGCTTTAGATACTAGAACTATTGAAGTTCAAAAACCAAATAATATGTCAATAGTAAGCTTTATTTCAAAAGTTGAAAATATAGAACTAGACTCAACATTTAGAAAAAAACTTATTATTGATGTAAATAGAGAATCTATTATTGCGGGTGGGGATATTGTTATTTCACCAATAGTAATAGCAAGAAATAACTTCACAATAAGAATTGATAAATCAGGATTAGGAGAAGTAGATTGGAATAATCCATCTATAAACAAAGGTGTTGATATTGGTGATAATGTTAAAATTGCTGATAAACCAGTAATTGATATAAACAATGCCATGATAAATACAAAAAAAGAGCCAACTGTATCTGATTTAGTTCGTTCTATGAAGGTAATGAAAGTTCCTATGAATGAGATTATAGATACTCTTAGAATGATTAAAGAGATGGGTGCGATTGATGTTGATATTGAATTAAGAGGATAA
- a CDS encoding ammonium transporter: METMSDMSYIIDTLYVLFAMTLVVFMYPGFAMLEAGIVRTKNVTAVLTINILIFSIASLAFVLVGYSLAFGEGLNDENINYATVLFQMAFVGKAMNVMSGGISERARVIPIAIFTVIMSSVLYPLVVNLTWGSNFLKDTVLDISSMHDLAGSTIIHSTGGWALLAALLIVGARTGRYTKEGGVRVIPASNIPLVTLGALLLWIGWFGFNGGSVGSIASKEDAHLVSLVILNTNTAGFAGAIAVAIMMYIMYKKFDITMILNGGLGGLVSITAAADVVGVYSPILIGAIGGILVVLGVFMFDKLRIDDPVGALSVHLINGIWGTLAVGIFASNGDDITFLGQLKGVVFVGVLVFISSYVLLYILHKIIPVRAKRDQEMQGLDVEECGLEAYPEFKRAF, translated from the coding sequence ATGGAAACTATGTCTGATATGTCATATATTATTGACACACTCTACGTACTGTTTGCAATGACTTTAGTTGTTTTTATGTATCCTGGCTTTGCTATGTTGGAAGCTGGAATTGTTAGAACAAAAAATGTTACTGCTGTCTTAACTATCAATATTCTTATTTTTTCAATTGCATCTTTAGCATTCGTTTTAGTTGGTTATTCTTTAGCATTTGGAGAAGGACTAAACGATGAAAATATAAATTATGCAACAGTTTTATTTCAGATGGCTTTCGTTGGAAAGGCAATGAATGTTATGAGTGGTGGTATTAGTGAAAGAGCTAGAGTAATACCAATAGCAATATTTACAGTAATTATGAGTTCTGTTTTATATCCTTTAGTGGTAAATTTAACTTGGGGTTCAAATTTCCTAAAAGATACAGTCTTAGATATATCATCAATGCACGACTTAGCAGGTTCTACAATTATACACAGTACTGGTGGTTGGGCTTTATTAGCTGCTTTACTAATAGTAGGAGCTAGAACTGGAAGATATACAAAAGAGGGTGGAGTTAGAGTTATTCCTGCTTCAAATATCCCTTTGGTTACTTTGGGAGCTTTACTTTTATGGATTGGTTGGTTTGGATTTAATGGTGGAAGTGTAGGAAGTATTGCTTCAAAAGAGGATGCACATCTTGTTTCATTAGTAATCTTAAATACAAATACAGCTGGTTTTGCAGGTGCAATTGCAGTGGCAATTATGATGTATATTATGTACAAAAAATTTGATATCACTATGATTTTAAATGGTGGTTTAGGAGGTCTTGTTTCAATTACAGCAGCAGCTGATGTAGTTGGTGTTTACTCTCCTATTTTAATAGGAGCAATTGGTGGAATACTGGTTGTTCTTGGTGTATTTATGTTTGATAAATTAAGAATAGATGATCCTGTTGGAGCTTTATCAGTACATTTAATAAATGGAATTTGGGGAACATTAGCAGTAGGAATTTTTGCTTCAAATGGTGATGATATCACATTCTTAGGACAGTTAAAAGGGGTTGTGTTTGTTGGAGTACTTGTTTTTATAAGTTCGTATGTATTGTTGTATATCTTACATAAAATCATACCAGTAAGAGCAAAACGAGATCAAGAGATGCAAGGTTTAGATGTTGAAGAGTGCGGTTTAGAAGCTTATCCAGAATTTAAACGAGCATTCTAA
- a CDS encoding flagellar biosynthetic protein FliQ, which translates to MDLLAIAQNTVKIILLVGMPSLMISMIIGLIISIFSAVTQVNDAALSFVPKMIFVSAFILFTLPWVGEHIETFTIELWNMILIFGK; encoded by the coding sequence ATGGACTTATTGGCAATTGCTCAAAATACAGTTAAAATAATTTTGCTAGTTGGTATGCCATCATTGATGATTAGTATGATTATTGGACTTATAATATCAATATTTTCTGCTGTTACACAAGTAAATGATGCAGCACTTTCGTTTGTACCAAAAATGATTTTTGTATCAGCATTTATTTTATTTACACTTCCTTGGGTTGGTGAACATATTGAAACATTTACAATTGAGTTATGGAATATGATTTTAATATTTGGTAAGTAG
- a CDS encoding ankyrin repeat domain-containing protein: MLGLLGAKKFSNDDLIKELLNPTLNLENLNKIKEKSKIDLNSLSLNGEPILIACCKKDLYNSCLWLLENKIDLELENNLKESAIFYTIYSKDSKLLETLLEFGANLNHLNNKNRTVLQESIHNANKKIVRFLIQKTNSFTNCDNNGNNVLFDAVSNGNMNIIKKIVSLEKIDLNHKNKIGDTILHLDNCYKNLDLAMYLLNQGADPTIPNNKSISYLFFAATKGLEAFSFIKRAAELGFNLNIKNHENKNILMKAVEHFLEIQNEDEKDSQSELIKALVHQNINVQAMDNKNETIFFNITRSLDRDLIHYLLNNLEKLNLNRQNLEGLTVLSILILNGISNMDLIKLYIEKGANLEFKNRDNVCVVETLINIILHLENEQNLDLIYKENLNQNAQYKDILEALTKSYNLDFNRLNSKNKPLFFDSLLNFNFSLFKILRTKNLQINSTDVNGNNIIFHLLELDLEKRVENRRVLLNTIKNLIVAGVDINAKNDRGITALEFAILNDKDDILKLLLDLRANTNFVDEKGRNLIHTTIFKDKEKYIKIISQYNNTIINQADSFGAKPINYAAFMGKKSVVLELIDLGASINNANKKSPNILEFLKRYHKNILNLSSGVDDSNNKSNLNKLAENMILEFEIDISKQ; this comes from the coding sequence ATGCTAGGATTGCTTGGTGCTAAAAAATTTTCAAATGATGATTTAATAAAAGAGCTTTTAAACCCTACTTTAAATCTTGAAAATTTAAACAAAATAAAAGAGAAATCAAAGATAGATTTAAACTCTTTATCTTTAAATGGTGAACCTATTTTAATAGCTTGTTGTAAAAAAGATTTATACAACTCTTGTTTATGGTTACTTGAAAACAAAATTGATTTAGAGCTTGAAAACAACCTAAAAGAGAGTGCAATATTTTATACAATATACTCAAAAGATAGTAAACTTCTTGAAACTTTATTAGAATTTGGTGCTAATTTAAACCATTTAAATAACAAAAATAGAACAGTTCTTCAAGAATCAATTCATAATGCAAATAAAAAAATAGTTAGATTTTTAATACAAAAAACAAACTCTTTTACAAATTGTGATAATAATGGAAATAATGTTCTTTTTGATGCTGTATCAAATGGAAATATGAATATCATAAAAAAAATAGTATCTTTAGAAAAAATTGATTTAAACCATAAAAATAAAATTGGAGATACGATTTTACATCTTGATAATTGTTACAAAAATCTTGATTTAGCTATGTATTTATTAAATCAAGGGGCAGATCCAACAATCCCAAATAACAAATCAATTAGCTATCTGTTTTTTGCTGCAACAAAAGGTTTAGAAGCTTTTTCTTTCATAAAAAGAGCAGCTGAACTAGGTTTTAACTTAAATATAAAAAATCATGAAAATAAAAATATCTTAATGAAAGCAGTTGAACACTTTTTAGAAATTCAAAATGAAGATGAAAAAGATAGTCAATCTGAATTAATCAAAGCTTTAGTACATCAAAATATAAATGTTCAAGCAATGGATAATAAAAATGAGACAATATTTTTTAATATAACAAGAAGTTTAGATAGAGATTTAATTCACTATTTATTAAATAATCTTGAAAAATTAAATTTAAATAGACAAAATTTAGAAGGTCTTACTGTTTTATCAATTTTAATATTAAATGGTATATCTAATATGGATTTAATTAAACTATATATTGAAAAAGGTGCAAATTTAGAGTTCAAAAATAGAGATAATGTTTGTGTAGTTGAAACTCTTATAAATATTATTTTACATTTAGAAAATGAACAAAATCTTGATTTAATTTATAAAGAAAATCTAAATCAGAATGCTCAATATAAAGATATTTTAGAGGCTTTAACAAAAAGCTATAATCTTGATTTCAACAGATTAAACTCTAAAAACAAACCACTATTTTTTGATAGCTTATTAAATTTTAACTTCTCCTTATTTAAAATTTTAAGAACAAAAAACTTGCAAATAAATTCAACTGATGTAAATGGTAATAATATTATTTTTCATCTTCTAGAGCTAGATTTGGAAAAAAGAGTTGAAAATAGAAGGGTTTTATTAAACACTATAAAAAATTTAATTGTTGCAGGAGTTGATATAAATGCAAAAAATGATAGAGGTATTACAGCTTTAGAGTTTGCAATTTTAAATGATAAAGATGATATTTTAAAGCTTCTTTTGGATTTAAGAGCAAACACAAATTTCGTAGATGAAAAAGGAAGAAACCTCATCCATACAACAATTTTTAAAGACAAAGAAAAATATATTAAAATCATATCTCAATACAACAATACTATTATAAATCAAGCAGATAGTTTTGGGGCAAAACCTATAAATTATGCAGCTTTTATGGGTAAAAAAAGTGTTGTTTTAGAACTTATTGATTTAGGAGCATCAATAAATAATGCAAATAAAAAATCACCAAATATATTGGAATTTCTAAAAAGGTATCACAAAAATATTTTAAACTTAAGCTCTGGCGTTGATGATTCAAACAACAAATCAAACCTAAATAAACTAGCTGAAAATATGATTTTAGAGTTTGAAATAGATATTTCAAAACAATGA
- a CDS encoding flagellar basal body L-ring protein FlgH, giving the protein MKNILFLFIISLLFTSCGALTEPKIDFTKPPQQVTKEPPVVRKNKGSLYSVQGTSLFADKKDLQVGDIIQVVISEGITQKSDNKRELTSDRKNEFGGGMFASMGGNPLNSTVGRVTDKANSVFGVNFNTESSDSDKGKVKTQVNENFDTKISAIIDETYQNGNYFIKGNKEVIIDGQKQEIVITGVIRPYDITSDNSINSSQIANLKMLYKKDGAEADLLQVPWGTKILRAIWPF; this is encoded by the coding sequence ATGAAAAATATTTTATTTTTATTTATAATCTCTTTGTTATTTACATCTTGTGGAGCATTAACTGAACCAAAAATCGATTTTACAAAACCACCACAACAAGTAACAAAAGAACCTCCTGTTGTTAGAAAAAATAAAGGTTCTTTGTATTCTGTTCAAGGAACATCTCTTTTTGCTGATAAAAAAGATTTACAAGTTGGAGATATTATTCAAGTTGTAATAAGTGAAGGAATTACTCAAAAAAGTGACAACAAAAGAGAATTAACAAGTGATAGAAAGAATGAATTTGGTGGAGGAATGTTTGCTTCTATGGGAGGAAATCCACTAAATAGTACAGTTGGAAGAGTAACAGATAAAGCAAATTCTGTATTTGGAGTAAATTTTAATACAGAAAGTAGCGATAGTGATAAAGGAAAAGTAAAAACTCAAGTAAATGAGAATTTTGATACTAAAATATCAGCTATTATAGATGAAACTTATCAAAATGGTAACTATTTCATAAAAGGAAATAAAGAGGTAATAATTGATGGTCAAAAGCAAGAGATTGTAATTACAGGTGTTATAAGACCATACGATATAACATCTGATAATTCAATAAACTCTTCACAAATTGCAAATTTAAAAATGCTTTATAAAAAAGATGGAGCAGAAGCTGATTTACTGCAAGTTCCATGGGGAACAAAAATCTTAAGAGCAATATGGCCATTTTAA
- the fliM gene encoding flagellar motor switch protein FliM, whose protein sequence is MAEFLSQDEIDALLDIAEQGDDIDGTNPLDKFTAKEKNYSIYDFKKPNRVTLDQLKALTTMHDKMLREFTNDLSSMLRKVVDVKLTSIEQMTYGEFILSIPQVTSLSTLSMKPLDGRIVIECNPTISHKVIADLLGSGAVNTMDNLDRELTEIEIKVLEHFYKMFIKILYKTWSDVSSLNFKIESSDTNANAIQIVSDHDIVLLVVFEITIDEDSGFLSICYPISYIEPLLNKIVDKIFSEGKNKKLSRKQDIKTLISGARMKIEPIMAETEMTTLEILNLKEGDVIVFNKNAASSDSIVYVNKKEKFSAVCGISNNRKAIEIRSNLDKEKQETLETLRLMREEREQKAKENAENIKKLINERRNSNFS, encoded by the coding sequence ATGGCAGAATTTTTAAGTCAAGATGAGATAGACGCTCTTTTAGATATAGCTGAGCAAGGTGATGATATTGATGGTACAAATCCACTTGATAAATTTACAGCTAAAGAGAAAAATTACTCTATATATGACTTCAAAAAACCTAATAGAGTAACACTAGACCAGCTAAAAGCTCTTACAACAATGCATGATAAGATGTTAAGAGAGTTTACAAATGATTTAAGTTCGATGCTTAGAAAAGTTGTAGATGTAAAACTTACATCAATTGAACAGATGACTTATGGTGAGTTTATTTTATCTATTCCTCAAGTTACATCACTTAGTACACTATCTATGAAACCTCTTGATGGAAGAATAGTAATCGAGTGTAACCCTACAATTTCACATAAAGTTATAGCTGATTTGTTAGGAAGTGGTGCTGTAAACACTATGGATAATCTTGATAGAGAATTAACAGAAATAGAGATAAAAGTTCTTGAACATTTTTATAAAATGTTTATTAAAATTTTATATAAAACTTGGAGTGATGTTTCTAGTTTAAATTTTAAAATAGAATCAAGTGATACAAATGCAAATGCGATTCAAATAGTTTCAGACCACGATATAGTTTTACTTGTTGTTTTTGAAATAACTATTGATGAGGACTCAGGATTTTTATCTATTTGTTACCCTATTTCTTATATTGAACCCTTATTAAATAAAATTGTTGATAAAATTTTTAGTGAAGGTAAAAATAAAAAACTAAGCCGTAAACAAGATATAAAAACTCTAATTTCAGGTGCCAGAATGAAAATAGAACCAATTATGGCAGAGACAGAAATGACTACTTTAGAAATTTTAAATCTAAAAGAGGGAGATGTAATTGTATTTAATAAAAATGCTGCTTCATCTGATAGTATAGTTTATGTAAATAAAAAAGAGAAATTTTCTGCTGTTTGTGGTATTTCAAACAATAGAAAAGCAATTGAGATTAGATCAAATCTTGATAAAGAGAAACAAGAGACTCTTGAAACTCTTAGACTTATGAGAGAAGAGAGAGAACAAAAGGCAAAAGAGAATGCTGAAAATATTAAAAAATTAATAAATGAAAGAAGAAACTCTAATTTCTCTTAA
- the pyrC gene encoding dihydroorotase: MEKTFILNEPLDMHLHLRDGDMLRLVAPLTSNSFSGALVMPNLVPPVTSKDALLSYKKRIIEACKGDDFTPYMTLFFQNNYSFEFLEDIKDEIIGIKLYPAGITTNSETGVSSMDIEVLRPTLENMSRLGIPLCIHGETNGFVMDREKEFMPIYESLAIAFPNLKIIMEHITTKDAVELLDKYSNLYATVTLHHLLITLDDVAGGMLDPHLFCKPIAKRPEDRNALLNAALKAHPKLMFGSDSAPHPKHKKECCGCAAGVFTSPIALQVLVELFEKHDSLENLNDFVSNNAKKIYGLNLEPKTINLVKKDFIVPDIYEYKDEKVVPMYAGKTISWSIESIQK, encoded by the coding sequence ATGGAAAAAACATTTATTTTAAATGAACCATTGGATATGCACTTACATTTAAGAGATGGCGACATGCTTAGGCTTGTTGCCCCTCTTACATCAAATAGTTTTAGTGGTGCTTTGGTTATGCCAAATTTAGTCCCTCCTGTTACTTCAAAAGATGCTTTATTATCTTATAAAAAAAGAATTATAGAAGCTTGTAAAGGTGATGATTTTACTCCATATATGACACTGTTTTTTCAAAATAACTATAGTTTTGAGTTTTTAGAAGATATTAAAGATGAGATTATTGGAATTAAACTTTATCCAGCAGGAATTACTACAAACTCTGAAACAGGAGTTTCTTCTATGGATATTGAAGTTTTAAGACCTACTTTAGAAAATATGAGCCGCCTTGGAATTCCTCTTTGTATTCATGGTGAAACAAATGGTTTTGTAATGGATAGAGAAAAAGAGTTTATGCCAATTTATGAAAGTTTGGCTATTGCTTTTCCTAATTTAAAAATAATAATGGAGCATATCACAACAAAAGATGCAGTTGAATTGCTTGATAAGTATTCAAATCTTTATGCAACAGTTACTTTACATCATCTGTTAATAACTTTAGATGATGTAGCAGGTGGAATGCTAGATCCTCATCTTTTTTGTAAACCAATAGCAAAAAGACCAGAAGATAGAAATGCACTTTTAAATGCAGCTTTAAAAGCTCATCCAAAACTTATGTTTGGAAGTGATAGTGCTCCTCATCCAAAACATAAAAAAGAGTGTTGTGGTTGTGCAGCAGGAGTTTTCACATCACCAATTGCTTTACAAGTTTTAGTTGAACTTTTTGAAAAACATGATAGTTTAGAAAATTTAAATGATTTTGTATCAAATAATGCAAAAAAAATTTATGGATTAAATTTAGAGCCAAAAACTATAAATCTAGTAAAAAAAGATTTTATAGTTCCTGATATTTATGAGTATAAAGATGAAAAAGTTGTACCAATGTATGCAGGTAAAACTATCTCTTGGAGTATAGAGAGTATTCAAAAATAG
- a CDS encoding flagellar hook-associated protein FlgK: MFSTLSVSQTGLNTSKYAIENVSNNQANRNTPGYKKRVADLSEIRLNGVHITGQGVNFGGISRVTSQYMYDKFMQESTKANYLDKSSNMLGGIEKIFAETDSSGFSVDLNRYFQSVESLRTNPSSEVNRSYMKTQGAVIVESLQNLYSSIEKQAQIEKVELKTDVKKVNQILKEIADVNVKIEKYDPSVNDLLDKRDLLELELSKFVDVDINRDAGFYEIKIGGVVAVSNNIFHKEIEIEDRLTPQIDKFNHIRQNADGSSTVFDSLKYNSDFTAKALYDVDDTITYKLNNEFSVSVKIGETITGNWDGDPNTPDTTMTVDNDNLTRAFMVKINSDPNMSKLVTAHNGEYTLDASGNKIPMYPNSDNYLKIESNLPGVDNEFIGRFSIERKTGVNVDGRETIYKNDKESKIGQTDTVLTILDQDLNLKSGSMRAQVENLSTSNPNNKFQKYLDQLNQFAQTLADVNSSYIRVGENNYVYGRDGSEAHNTAPFPPNGGDIVNMNLFSGSSVKTLKFDKNAVNDLNQQNLDYLATLQWKDNLSFKGGAQNPNDVNSTSFVEFYRNLKVGVSTDKEEANYGFEVQDAIANNLGTAYNEVVKVNSDDEMIDLMKFQAAFSANAQVISAVDEMIQTLLGMKR, from the coding sequence ATGTTTTCTACATTGAGTGTTTCTCAAACAGGGCTTAACACATCAAAGTATGCTATTGAGAATGTTAGTAACAATCAAGCAAATAGAAATACTCCTGGATATAAAAAAAGAGTAGCGGATTTAAGCGAAATTAGATTAAATGGTGTACATATAACAGGACAAGGTGTTAATTTTGGTGGAATATCAAGAGTTACATCTCAATATATGTATGACAAGTTTATGCAAGAGAGTACAAAAGCTAATTATTTAGATAAATCTTCAAATATGTTAGGTGGTATTGAAAAAATTTTTGCAGAAACTGATAGTAGTGGTTTTTCAGTTGATTTAAATAGATATTTTCAATCTGTAGAAAGTCTAAGAACAAATCCTAGTTCTGAAGTAAATAGAAGTTATATGAAAACTCAAGGTGCTGTAATTGTTGAGAGTTTACAAAACTTATATTCAAGTATAGAAAAACAAGCACAAATAGAAAAAGTTGAGTTAAAAACTGATGTTAAAAAAGTAAATCAGATTTTAAAAGAGATTGCAGATGTAAATGTAAAAATTGAAAAATATGACCCATCTGTAAATGATTTACTAGATAAAAGAGATTTGTTAGAACTTGAACTATCAAAATTTGTTGATGTTGATATAAATAGAGATGCTGGTTTTTATGAGATAAAAATCGGTGGAGTTGTTGCTGTTTCAAATAATATTTTCCATAAAGAGATAGAAATAGAAGATAGATTAACTCCTCAAATTGATAAGTTTAATCATATTAGACAAAATGCTGACGGTTCTAGTACAGTTTTTGATTCTTTAAAATATAATTCAGATTTTACAGCAAAAGCACTTTATGATGTTGATGATACTATAACTTATAAGTTAAATAATGAATTTTCTGTAAGTGTTAAGATTGGTGAGACTATAACTGGAAATTGGGATGGTGATCCAAATACTCCTGATACAACTATGACTGTTGATAATGATAATTTAACAAGAGCATTTATGGTTAAAATAAATAGTGATCCAAATATGAGTAAACTAGTTACTGCTCACAATGGAGAATATACTCTTGATGCAAGTGGTAACAAAATTCCTATGTATCCAAATAGTGATAACTATTTAAAAATTGAGTCAAATTTACCAGGAGTTGATAACGAGTTCATTGGAAGATTTAGTATTGAAAGAAAAACTGGAGTAAATGTAGATGGAAGAGAAACTATATATAAAAATGATAAAGAGAGTAAAATTGGACAAACTGATACAGTTTTAACTATTTTAGATCAAGATTTAAATCTGAAAAGTGGATCTATGAGAGCTCAAGTTGAGAATTTATCTACATCAAATCCAAATAATAAGTTTCAAAAATATTTAGACCAGTTGAATCAATTTGCTCAAACTTTAGCAGATGTAAATAGCTCATACATAAGAGTTGGTGAAAATAATTATGTTTATGGAAGAGATGGATCAGAAGCACATAATACAGCACCATTTCCACCAAATGGTGGAGATATTGTAAATATGAATCTGTTTAGTGGTTCTAGTGTTAAGACATTAAAATTTGATAAAAATGCAGTAAATGATTTGAATCAACAAAATTTGGATTACTTAGCAACTCTTCAGTGGAAAGATAACTTATCATTTAAAGGTGGAGCTCAAAATCCAAATGATGTAAACTCTACTTCTTTTGTAGAGTTTTATAGGAACTTAAAAGTAGGAGTTTCTACTGATAAAGAAGAGGCAAACTATGGGTTTGAAGTACAAGATGCAATAGCTAATAATTTGGGAACAGCTTATAATGAAGTTGTAAAAGTAAATTCAGATGATGAGATGATAGATTTGATGAAATTTCAAGCA
- a CDS encoding flagellar basal body-associated FliL family protein gives MADENEVVKKTSDGKGLLIVLLVLVIVLIMAVAGGTYFLLSKISNSNQGSNNNTEEVAKASSSSASGSEAKFKADVNELVLNLTDSKGREKIMKLSFSIRSSDPLIATIVQDYLAEITDVVITQISSRSSEELLTVGGKNLLKDELISEINNVINFVTKSNSNVVSNILFTTFVIK, from the coding sequence ATGGCAGATGAAAACGAAGTTGTAAAAAAAACATCAGATGGAAAAGGCTTACTAATAGTTTTATTGGTTCTTGTAATTGTTTTAATTATGGCAGTTGCAGGTGGGACATATTTTTTATTGAGTAAAATTTCAAATAGTAATCAAGGTTCAAATAACAATACAGAAGAGGTTGCTAAAGCCTCTTCTAGTTCAGCATCTGGTAGTGAAGCAAAGTTTAAAGCAGATGTAAATGAATTAGTTTTAAATCTAACAGATTCAAAGGGTAGAGAGAAGATTATGAAATTATCTTTTTCTATAAGAAGTAGTGACCCTCTTATTGCAACAATAGTTCAAGATTATTTAGCAGAAATTACAGATGTTGTTATTACTCAAATAAGTTCAAGAAGCTCAGAAGAGTTACTAACTGTTGGTGGAAAGAATCTATTAAAAGATGAGTTAATATCAGAAATAAATAATGTAATTAATTTTGTTACAAAGAGTAATTCTAACGTTGTTAGTAATATTCTTTTTACAACTTTTGTAATAAAATAA
- a CDS encoding P-II family nitrogen regulator has product MKKIEAIIKPFKLEDVKDALTQAGISGMTVLDVKGYGRQQGHSELYRGAEYVVDFLPKIKLELIVADEDVDKIITVITEAAKTGNIGDGKIFVSSIEKIIRIRTGEQDEEAI; this is encoded by the coding sequence TTGAAAAAAATAGAAGCTATAATTAAACCATTTAAACTTGAAGATGTTAAAGATGCATTAACTCAAGCTGGAATTTCAGGTATGACTGTATTAGATGTTAAAGGTTATGGAAGACAACAAGGGCACAGCGAACTATATAGAGGTGCTGAATATGTTGTTGATTTTTTACCAAAGATTAAATTAGAGTTAATAGTTGCTGATGAAGATGTTGATAAAATAATAACAGTAATCACAGAAGCTGCAAAGACTGGAAATATTGGTGATGGTAAAATATTTGTTTCATCTATTGAAAAAATCATAAGAATTAGAACAGGTGAACAAGATGAGGAAGCTATTTAA